The Streptomyces sp. R28 region TGGTCCGCTATGGCGGCGAGCAGCTCGACGGGCCGCGGGATGCTGCCGATCGGTTCGGTGGGAATGCCCACCGTGCTCTGGCTCACGGCCTGATCTCCAGCTGTGCCTCACCGTTGCTGCCCTGGAGCCCGGACAACAGGCATGAAGTGGGCAGTTCACCGGGGAGCGCGGCAACGGTCCGATGCGCCGTCAGCCCTTCGCCGCGGCCCTCGACCACCCGGCCCGACAGCCTGACTACGAGGGCGCCGGCGACACGAATACTGGTGCTGCTGTCGTACGCGATTGATGACCGCTTCCCGTCACCGTAGTGGACGACCTCCTCAAGGCGCGGGCTGTTCACCGTGATGCAGGACGCCGACGGCGACTTCCCTTCCAGGTAGCCGGTGGCCGGCACCGTCCGGCCGTGAGTAACCGCGCACGTGTAACTGGCCTGTGTCTGGACGCGGGTCTGGCGGGGCAACAAGGTCAAGGGCGGGTCGTATGTGCTGGTGCTGGAGCCTGTGCACAGAACGTTTTCTCGGTGCACAGGCTCATGAGCCTGACCCGCTGGAGCCCAGACCACCGAAGAGGCCACCAGGGCCAGGGAACTCATCGCAACTGCTGTGCCGTGTCTGCCGAACATCCACCCTCCACGGAATGCGTTCTCCCACAGGGGTTGTGACTACCCCAGGCCGCTTCTGCCGTCCCCGGCTCATGAGTCACACCACCGGCGCACCACGCGCGGTGAGCGTGGGGAAAGACCCCCGCGCCCCCCGAATGGGCGTCTTGATCATCACGGCCGAGGGGTAGGACAGCCCACCCGGATCGAAGCGCTCACACCCGAACACCGTGAGGAAGGAACCTCGATGGACCAGACAGCCGCGCAAAAGCTCGTCTTCGCCATGCTGGACGCGGATGGAGACGGAATCGTCTCCAGGGAGGAATACATGGCGCGCACCAGGAACGTGGCGCTGGCCATGGGACTCAAGGACGACGACCAGCTCGTCGTCACCGCACGCACCCTCGGCGAGCGCGCGTGGGCGTCGATGGACGCCGACGGCGACGGAAAGATGACCTTCGACGAGTACGCGGCATGGGCCGGCGCCGAGGCGTTCGACACCGTCTGCGCACCCGTCCTCGGCGCCCTCTTCGACCTCGCCGACACCAACCACGACGGCGCCCTCGACCTCTGCGAGTTCACAGCCCTGCGCACAGCACTGCACAACCCGGCCACCAACGCCGAAGCAGCGTTCACCGCCCTGGACACCGACGGCGACGGCCGCATCAGCCGTGACGACTACATCGCGTCCATCCGCGCTCACGTCACAGGCGAAAGCTCTCCCATGGGCAGGGCGCTGTACAGCAGGCCGCTCTCCGACATTCCAACGTGATGATCAACGGGCGCGACACGGAAGCCAGCGGTGACGCGCTGACCTGGGTCGACTTCAACGCAGCTGCTTCAGATTGAGAAGCACCTACATAGCTGGTTCTTTAACCCCTCGACCGTTGTAGGGCGATAAGCGTCTTCTCGCGTCGGACGGTTTGCCCACGTCGTAGCGGGGCGCCCGGCGCCTATTCCTCGTGCATGGTGGCCGTCAGGGGCCGGGCCGGTGAGGTTTCGGTGCTCAGGCGGGACAGGGCATGTGCTGACGGAGGTTCCGAAACGTCCGGCGGACCCGGGCTGGGGTGAGCCGGCCGGATGAGGTCGGCTTCTCCCACGGGTGCCCAGGTCCCGGGCCAGCGGACGCGCGAGCCTGAGCTGGGTGTATGCGGCGATCTGTGACTGGGCGGTGGGTGGGCGTCAGCGGGATTGCGGTGTTGATGTTCTGGTAGGGGGTGTGGGGCGGGGCTGGGTTGCTGTCATGGGGCGACCAAGTGGCTGTTGTGGAGTGGCTGGCAGGTTGGTGTTCGTACGGCGCGACGTGCACTGCAGCGGCCGCGTGTGGAGCGAACAGGCCCTGAGCGTCTGTCATTGACACGAGCGAGGCCCTGGTGACCGCCTGTGCGCCCGGTGGCCACGGGGGAGTGGGAACTCGCGCTCGCCGTGTGGCAGGAGACCGAGCTGCTGCTGTGGAAGCCGCCGGCCGCGTGGTTCAGCATCAACGCCTTCTACACGCACCGCGGGATGCGCAACTGGTACGTGAACTTCGAACACCCCACCCGCCGCACACCGGACGGGTTCGACACCTTCGACCTCACCGTGGACCTCGTTGTAGACCCTGACCTCAGCCGCCTCACGTGGAAAGACGAAGACGAGTACGCCCACGTGCGACGGCCCGGCATCACCAGCGACACCGAGCACCAGGCCGTCGACGACGCCCGCGCCCAGGTCCTCGCGATGGTCGAAGAACGCTCCGGCCCGTTCGCGGACGCCGAAGCGTGGACGTCCTGGCGGTGGAAGCCGGCCTGGCCCGCGCCACGCCTGACATAGCCCCCCCCGGGTCGCAGCCGCATCGTCCGGCACCCTCGCTTGAGGGGCGGATGCTGCAACTGGGCCGCAGGAGGTGGACTCTGAGGATCCTCTGATTGCCCGGGTACTGAACTAGTAGTGCTTCGTTAGGTTGTGGGCTGTCTGCGGTTGCTCCGAGGGCTGGGCAGGGGGCGGTCGCAGGTGGTGCAGGTGCCGGTCCAGCACCTCAGCAGGTCCTGAAGTACGCCGAGGACCTGGTAGAGGGTCAGGCCGGTGTCCGGACTTTGGTGTGCGGACTTTTGGGCCGAGCCGCCTGAGCGTGAGGAATGCCTGGGCGGCGGTGACGAGGGTGACGTGGTGGCGCCAGCCGCGCCAGGTGCGGCCCTCGAAGTGGTCCAGTCCGAGGCCATGCCTGAGCTCGCGGTAGTCGTGTTCGATCCGCCGGCGCATCTTGGCCCACCGCACCAGTTCAGCGGCCGGTGTGGTGGCGGGCAGGTTCGATATCCAGTAGTCCGTCGGAGTGTCCTGGCTGTCCGGC contains the following coding sequences:
- a CDS encoding EF-hand domain-containing protein; this translates as MDQTAAQKLVFAMLDADGDGIVSREEYMARTRNVALAMGLKDDDQLVVTARTLGERAWASMDADGDGKMTFDEYAAWAGAEAFDTVCAPVLGALFDLADTNHDGALDLCEFTALRTALHNPATNAEAAFTALDTDGDGRISRDDYIASIRAHVTGESSPMGRALYSRPLSDIPT
- a CDS encoding DUF402 domain-containing protein — translated: MATGEWELALAVWQETELLLWKPPAAWFSINAFYTHRGMRNWYVNFEHPTRRTPDGFDTFDLTVDLVVDPDLSRLTWKDEDEYAHVRRPGITSDTEHQAVDDARAQVLAMVEERSGPFADAEAWTSWRWKPAWPAPRLT